A window from Exiguobacterium marinum DSM 16307 encodes these proteins:
- a CDS encoding ribonucleoside-diphosphate reductase subunit alpha: MTSPIHHETMLPAAPTLADVASLIQSIQTRYPQLSVERYEERAIRALETKTLTQDVVYDLLTMHALDMLKAEEPDWTFVATEMYLNRLYLEAARNRGYEASMRYGNFYHLVETLTSKRIFTPALLNTYSKEDMDHLESLIDPSRDRLFTYIGLRTLSDRYLGRDHVKNLYELPQERFMVIAMTLMQKEDETTRLKLVEEAYWALSNLYMTVATPTLSNAGKSYGQLSSCFIDTVDDSLRGIYDSNTDVATLSKGGGGIGVYLGKIRSRGSDIKGFKGVSSGALPWMKQLNNTAVSVDQLGMRQGSIAVYLDIWHKDIFEFLDAKLNNGDERLRTHDLFTGVCLPDLFMRTVEERGDWHLFDPHEIRTVMGYSLEDYFDETENGGSFTEKYMECVNTPELSRVTVPAIDLVKRYMRSQLETGTPYMFFRDAVNRANPNKHAGMIYSSNLCSEIAQNMSATTIEEEYTQDGKIVITKTPGDFVVCNLSSIALARAVKADVLERLIPIQMRMLDNVIDLNTIEVPQAMITNQKYRAVGLGTFGWHHLLALEGIRWESVDAVQYAEKLYEKIAYLTIQASMELAKEKGAFGVFEGSEWHTGEYFKRRNYRSHDDLDWDGLAEAVHQNGVRNAYMMAIAPNSSTAIIAGSTASIDPVYKKVYSEEKKNYKIPVTVPDLTPETNWFYKSAFEVDQLWSIRQNASRQRHIDQAISFNLYVKNDVKATELLAMHLEAWSLGMKSIYYTRSTTVEVDECESCAS, translated from the coding sequence TTGACATCCCCTATCCATCACGAGACGATGCTACCGGCGGCCCCAACGCTCGCTGACGTCGCCTCTCTTATTCAATCTATCCAGACGCGGTATCCTCAATTAAGTGTGGAGCGCTATGAAGAACGGGCGATTCGGGCGCTCGAAACGAAGACGCTGACACAAGATGTAGTGTATGACTTATTGACGATGCATGCGCTCGACATGTTGAAAGCCGAAGAACCTGACTGGACGTTCGTTGCGACAGAGATGTATTTGAACCGTCTCTATCTCGAAGCGGCACGCAACCGAGGCTACGAGGCTTCAATGCGCTATGGCAACTTCTATCACTTAGTCGAGACGTTGACGTCAAAACGCATCTTTACTCCAGCACTTTTAAATACGTACTCTAAAGAAGATATGGATCATCTTGAATCGTTAATCGATCCATCCCGTGACCGTCTCTTCACATATATCGGACTCCGAACGTTGTCGGACCGCTACCTCGGACGCGACCACGTGAAGAATCTTTATGAACTTCCACAGGAACGCTTCATGGTCATCGCGATGACCCTTATGCAAAAGGAAGATGAGACGACTCGTTTGAAACTCGTCGAAGAAGCGTACTGGGCTCTTTCAAACCTTTACATGACGGTAGCGACACCGACCTTGTCAAATGCCGGCAAATCATACGGACAGCTCAGCTCTTGCTTCATCGATACGGTCGACGACTCACTTCGGGGGATTTACGATTCAAATACAGACGTGGCGACACTCTCGAAAGGGGGCGGCGGCATCGGCGTGTATCTCGGGAAAATCCGTTCACGTGGAAGTGACATTAAAGGATTCAAAGGCGTCTCAAGCGGTGCCCTTCCGTGGATGAAACAATTGAATAACACGGCTGTCTCCGTCGACCAGCTCGGCATGCGCCAAGGCTCAATCGCCGTCTATTTAGATATTTGGCATAAGGATATCTTCGAATTCCTCGATGCGAAATTGAATAACGGAGACGAACGCCTTCGGACACATGACTTGTTTACTGGTGTCTGCTTACCAGATCTCTTCATGCGTACCGTCGAAGAACGTGGGGATTGGCACTTGTTCGACCCACATGAAATTCGTACGGTAATGGGCTACAGCCTCGAGGACTACTTCGACGAAACTGAGAACGGTGGGAGCTTCACAGAGAAATATATGGAATGCGTCAATACGCCAGAATTGTCTCGCGTGACGGTTCCTGCCATTGACCTTGTGAAACGTTATATGCGTTCACAGCTAGAGACAGGCACACCGTACATGTTCTTCCGCGACGCCGTGAACCGCGCGAACCCAAACAAACATGCAGGGATGATTTATAGTTCAAACCTCTGTTCCGAAATCGCGCAAAACATGTCGGCTACGACGATTGAAGAGGAGTACACGCAAGACGGAAAAATCGTCATCACGAAGACTCCTGGTGATTTCGTCGTCTGTAACTTGAGTTCAATCGCGCTCGCCCGGGCTGTGAAAGCAGACGTCCTCGAACGTCTCATCCCAATTCAAATGCGTATGCTCGATAACGTGATCGACTTGAATACGATCGAAGTTCCACAGGCGATGATCACGAACCAAAAATACCGTGCGGTCGGTCTTGGTACATTCGGTTGGCATCACTTACTCGCACTCGAAGGAATCCGTTGGGAGTCGGTCGATGCCGTACAATATGCAGAAAAGCTGTATGAAAAAATTGCGTATCTCACGATTCAGGCATCGATGGAACTTGCCAAGGAAAAAGGTGCGTTCGGTGTCTTTGAAGGTTCAGAGTGGCACACGGGTGAGTACTTCAAGCGTCGGAACTATCGTTCACACGATGACCTCGATTGGGACGGGCTTGCAGAAGCGGTTCATCAAAACGGTGTCCGTAACGCCTATATGATGGCCATCGCACCGAACTCCTCTACTGCAATCATCGCCGGTAGTACTGCATCGATTGACCCGGTTTATAAGAAAGTCTACTCGGAAGAAAAGAAAAATTATAAGATCCCCGTCACGGTTCCGGATTTGACGCCGGAGACGAACTGGTTCTATAAATCAGCGTTCGAAGTCGATCAATTATGGAGCATTCGTCAGAACGCATCGCGTCAACGCCACATCGACCAAGCCATCAGCTTTAACTTGTACGTCAAGAACGATGTAAAGGCGACAGAACTTCTCGCGATGCATCTCGAAGCCTGGTCTCTCGGCATGAAATCGATTTACTATACGCGCTCAACAACCGTTGAAGTGGATGAATGTGAGTCTTGTGCCTCATAA
- a CDS encoding NifU N-terminal domain-containing protein, whose protein sequence is MLRIDPTPNPNAMKVTLPENVFGAKSQSVKAGEATDQPLLAKLVEIEGVESVFAYGDFVTVSKENGVSWEAILPQVETAYRG, encoded by the coding sequence ATGTTACGAATTGATCCAACACCTAACCCGAATGCAATGAAAGTGACACTTCCAGAAAACGTGTTCGGTGCGAAAAGTCAGAGTGTGAAAGCAGGCGAAGCGACAGATCAACCGCTCCTCGCAAAACTTGTCGAGATTGAAGGCGTAGAAAGTGTGTTTGCATATGGTGACTTTGTGACCGTTTCGAAAGAGAACGGTGTGAGTTGGGAAGCAATCCTCCCACAAGTTGAGACGGCATATCGCGGATGA
- a CDS encoding glycosyltransferase family 2 protein, whose product MNPTVTIVIPAYKRETELTELLESLTVQTFQQFEVLIMNNEGPPKQHLLAPFLNQLDVRVIEVGENHHVRARNRGVLEAKGDVILLLDDDDLLMPTHLEDSLRDLQQADLVYTDAELFRFEWKHGRRVVTEWEPFAYEFDQERIRQDSTFIPSGTMYRKSIHDTIGLFDEDVYNYWDWDFLLRVVEQFSVSHPARATVLYAFNGTDNLSAKQDETRRRYFERFCQKHGLTDMEMKNFHIVQEERRSYVRQTERTFTGVLPGRTEGD is encoded by the coding sequence ATGAATCCGACTGTTACGATTGTCATTCCGGCTTATAAACGCGAGACGGAACTGACAGAACTGCTTGAAAGTTTAACGGTCCAAACGTTTCAACAGTTCGAAGTCTTGATTATGAATAATGAGGGGCCGCCAAAACAACATCTTTTGGCGCCTTTTTTGAATCAATTGGATGTACGTGTCATAGAAGTCGGCGAAAATCATCACGTCCGTGCCCGAAATCGTGGTGTTCTTGAAGCGAAAGGCGATGTCATCCTGTTGTTAGACGATGATGACCTCCTCATGCCGACTCATCTCGAGGACAGCTTACGGGATCTTCAACAGGCTGACCTTGTCTATACGGATGCCGAATTATTTCGGTTTGAATGGAAGCATGGACGTCGTGTCGTGACCGAATGGGAACCTTTTGCATACGAGTTCGATCAAGAGCGGATACGTCAAGATTCAACATTTATCCCGTCTGGTACAATGTATCGAAAGTCGATTCATGACACGATTGGTCTGTTCGACGAAGACGTCTATAACTACTGGGATTGGGATTTCTTATTAAGGGTCGTGGAACAATTTAGTGTGTCGCATCCTGCCCGCGCGACAGTACTTTACGCATTCAACGGGACCGATAACTTGTCGGCAAAACAAGACGAAACGAGACGTCGTTACTTTGAGCGCTTCTGTCAAAAACATGGACTGACAGACATGGAAATGAAGAACTTCCATATTGTTCAGGAAGAACGACGTTCATATGTGAGACAGACAGAGAGAACGTTTACCGGCGTGCTACCTGGTCGGACAGAAGGAGATTAA
- a CDS encoding Lrp/AsnC family transcriptional regulator encodes MYSSKELELLELLEEKGYLETKMLADLLALDEETIESMLEKFKQDGILLGFRAMVNWQKINRHDVTAFIDVKVTPKRGRGFDDVAERIYRFPEVTALYLMSGAYDLQVVIRANSLQDVASFVSDKLSPLDSVLSTTTHFKLKTYKHDGILFTPQTEDKRLNITP; translated from the coding sequence ATGTATTCATCAAAAGAACTAGAATTGTTAGAGTTGTTAGAAGAGAAGGGCTATCTCGAAACGAAGATGTTAGCTGATTTGTTGGCACTCGATGAAGAGACGATTGAATCGATGCTTGAGAAGTTCAAACAAGACGGAATCTTACTTGGTTTTCGGGCAATGGTCAACTGGCAAAAAATAAATCGGCATGATGTCACGGCATTCATCGATGTCAAAGTCACCCCAAAACGGGGACGAGGGTTTGATGATGTGGCCGAGCGCATTTATCGCTTCCCGGAAGTGACGGCGCTTTATTTGATGTCAGGCGCATACGACCTCCAAGTCGTCATTCGTGCGAACTCACTGCAAGACGTCGCTTCATTCGTTTCGGATAAGTTGTCACCGCTAGATTCAGTATTGTCGACGACGACTCACTTCAAATTGAAGACGTACAAGCATGACGGCATTTTGTTCACCCCACAAACTGAAGACAAGCGGTTAAACATCACACCATGA
- a CDS encoding DUF1871 family protein, protein MRTEDLLLTWDPLGYGTGSYGPEFDEVMMALIDVNSPEQLTEIIRRTLLDAFDECPPESEIIEMAQRLFASSSCQL, encoded by the coding sequence GTGCGTACAGAAGACTTATTATTGACATGGGACCCACTCGGTTATGGGACAGGTTCATACGGGCCAGAGTTCGATGAGGTGATGATGGCATTGATTGACGTCAATTCTCCTGAACAGTTAACCGAAATCATTCGGCGCACACTTCTTGACGCGTTCGATGAGTGTCCACCAGAATCAGAAATCATCGAGATGGCACAGCGACTCTTCGCATCGTCATCTTGCCAATTATAA